A stretch of Komagataella phaffii GS115 chromosome 2, complete sequence DNA encodes these proteins:
- a CDS encoding Protein involved in bud-site selection: MGRYSVRRYKTKRRTRDLDLIYGDLSTPESIQSLKHQPMDEYKAGLGQYYCVHCAKYFQDNKALASHLKSKIHKRRVKDLSVRPYDNLESEAAAGTNLLKFMERVEHYKQSEPSRKQMEDAVLATHLAENEEKDKILAAQLQAPQEEAAQTVKENLDAPVKEVKMAD; the protein is encoded by the coding sequence ATGGGAAGATACAGTGTAAGGAGATACAAGACCAAGCGAAGAACCAGAGATTTGGACCTTATCTATGGTGATCTATCGACACCAGAGTCTATTCAGAGCTTAAAGCATCAACCTATGGATGAATACAAAGCGGGATTGGGTCAATACTACTGTGTTCATTGTGCCAAATATTTTCAGGACAATAAGGCACTTGCCTCACATTTGAAGTCTAAGATCCATAAAAGAAGGGTCAAAGACCTTAGTGTAAGACCATATGATAACTTAGAGAGTGAAGCAGCAGCAGGAACCAACTTACTCAAGTTTATGGAACGAGTAGAACATTATAAGCAATCTGAACCTTCCAGAAAGCAAATGGAAGATGCTGTGTTAGCCACTCATTTGGCAGAAAACGAAGAGAAGGACAAAATACTTGCAGCTCAACTTCAAGCGCCACAGGAGGAGGCCGCTCAAACGGTGAAAGAGAATCTGGATGCCCCTGTAAAGGAAGTTAAGATGGCAGACTGA